A window of the Euzebya pacifica genome harbors these coding sequences:
- a CDS encoding DNA-directed RNA polymerase subunit beta' yields MLDVNNFDELKISLATEDQIRMWSNGEVRKPETINYRTLRPEKDGLFCEKIFGPTRDWECPCGKYKRVRFKGIICERCGVEITRSKVRRERMGHIELAAPVTHIWYFKGVPSRLGYLLDMAPKDLEKVIYFASYIITSVDDEGRTEALPELEKEIHADKKRLEKELEVEVHQLQVELEQVLAEMEEEGAKPDAVKKKRREIEKQIKIVRERADDRLERLDQVLDLFRGLKVQDLVIDEMLYRDLRDRFGEFFNGGMGAEAIRQLLSQIDFEAEAEHLRQVLADEAEKIKAGKRKTRSQKATRAVKRLKVVEAFRTTGNDPTSMVLKAVPVIPPDLRPMVQLDGGRFATSDLNDLYRRVINRNNRLKRLIDLGAPEIIVNNEKRMLQEAVDALFDNGRRGRPVTGPGNRPLKSLSDMLKGKQGRFRQNLLGKRVDYSGRSVIVVGPHLKLHECGLPKKMALELFKPFVMKRLVDLNFAQNIKSAKRMVERQRSQVWDVLEEVISDHPVMLNRAPTLHRLGIQAFIPKLVEGKAIQVHPLVCSAFNADFDGDQMAVHVPLSAEAQAEARILMLSANNILSPANGRPLATPTQDMVLGAYYLTFAFGSHEWVTSPEPGFLDKVRDGKVNIPSFSGAPEAIMALDMREVTLQDWCLTRVRDKVVREDSFFDEVDTDIHEVVGEEQATEWVYDGRGKLKTDADGNPVQVEKTYRLIHVSPKGARIVTTVGRVLFNEIFPVRMPFKNELVTKKGLANLVNRCADDFPQWETAVVLDRMKDIGFTFSSRAGVTVSIDDVTPPPIKEELVLKADAAAAEVEARFEKGRLAADDRRQALIEIWTDTKEQVQNAMAENFATKERTNPIWMMAHSGARGSMGQLVQIAGMRGLVANPRGEIIERPIKSNFREGLSVLEYFISTHGARKGLADTALRTADSGYLTRRLVDIAQDLIIRTEDCGVQRGIPVRVGERDSQVLFGRIVAQDIMFPGTEDVLVEAGTEIADGQIRALRSVLVKGEHPDTGDKLDPQPTEADRNIRVFSVLNCEAEVGVCVKCYGRALAEGRQVQIGEAVGIVAAQSIGEPGTQLTMRTFHSGGVAGEDITHGLPRVVELFEARSPKGKAEIAPVSGSLKIEMGDKGMDLHIDPGNDEDIVTITVSTRARLTTGTEDGTQVKVGQQLTEGSIDPHEMLEILGARETQRLLVTEVQEVYRSQGVSIHDKHIELIVRQMLRRVNIIEPGDTDFLPGELVDRLKFAKGNRAALDEGLQPANGRQVLMGITKASLATDSWLSAASFQETTRVLTEAAIEGKSDSLNGLKENVIIGKLIPAGTGLRRYREVTAVPTEMPQQILPADLLDSFGEGGDWDVEEGWSMGEGAY; encoded by the coding sequence ATGTTGGATGTCAACAACTTCGACGAGCTGAAGATCTCGCTGGCCACCGAGGACCAGATCCGGATGTGGTCCAACGGTGAGGTCCGCAAGCCGGAGACGATCAACTACCGAACGCTCCGTCCCGAGAAGGACGGCCTGTTCTGCGAGAAGATCTTCGGTCCGACGCGTGACTGGGAATGCCCCTGCGGCAAGTACAAGCGTGTCCGCTTCAAGGGCATCATCTGCGAGCGCTGCGGTGTGGAGATCACCCGCTCCAAGGTCCGTCGCGAGCGCATGGGCCACATCGAGCTCGCCGCGCCCGTGACCCACATCTGGTACTTCAAGGGCGTCCCCTCGCGCTTGGGTTACCTGCTGGACATGGCGCCCAAGGACCTCGAGAAGGTCATCTACTTCGCGTCCTACATCATCACGAGCGTTGATGACGAGGGTCGCACCGAGGCCCTCCCGGAGCTGGAGAAGGAGATCCACGCCGACAAGAAGCGGCTGGAGAAGGAGCTCGAGGTCGAGGTCCACCAGCTGCAGGTGGAGCTCGAGCAGGTCCTCGCGGAGATGGAGGAGGAGGGCGCCAAGCCCGACGCCGTCAAGAAGAAGCGCCGCGAGATCGAGAAGCAGATCAAGATCGTCCGCGAACGTGCGGACGACCGCCTCGAGCGCCTCGACCAGGTCCTGGACCTGTTCCGCGGCCTCAAGGTGCAGGACCTCGTCATCGACGAGATGCTGTACCGCGACCTGCGCGACCGCTTCGGCGAGTTCTTCAACGGTGGCATGGGCGCCGAGGCGATCCGCCAGCTGCTGTCCCAGATCGACTTCGAGGCCGAGGCCGAGCACCTGCGCCAGGTCCTCGCCGACGAGGCCGAGAAGATCAAGGCCGGCAAGCGCAAGACCCGCAGCCAGAAGGCGACCCGCGCCGTCAAGCGCCTGAAGGTCGTCGAGGCGTTCCGGACCACCGGCAACGACCCGACCTCGATGGTCCTCAAGGCCGTCCCGGTCATCCCGCCGGACCTGCGTCCGATGGTGCAGCTCGACGGTGGCCGCTTCGCGACCTCCGACCTCAACGACCTGTACCGCCGCGTGATCAACCGCAACAACCGCCTCAAGCGACTGATCGACCTCGGCGCGCCCGAGATCATCGTCAACAACGAGAAGCGGATGCTGCAGGAGGCCGTCGACGCCCTGTTCGACAACGGCCGTCGTGGCCGTCCCGTCACCGGGCCGGGCAACCGTCCGCTGAAGTCCCTCTCCGACATGCTGAAGGGCAAGCAGGGCCGGTTCCGCCAGAACCTGCTCGGCAAGCGCGTGGACTACTCGGGCCGTTCGGTCATCGTGGTCGGTCCGCACCTGAAGCTGCACGAGTGCGGCCTGCCCAAGAAGATGGCGCTGGAGCTGTTCAAGCCCTTCGTCATGAAGCGGCTGGTCGACCTCAACTTCGCCCAGAACATCAAGTCCGCCAAGCGCATGGTCGAGCGCCAGCGCAGCCAGGTCTGGGACGTGCTCGAGGAGGTCATCTCCGACCACCCCGTGATGCTGAACCGTGCGCCCACGCTGCACCGCCTCGGCATCCAGGCCTTCATCCCCAAGCTCGTCGAGGGCAAGGCCATCCAGGTCCACCCGCTGGTCTGCTCGGCGTTCAACGCCGACTTCGACGGTGACCAGATGGCGGTCCACGTGCCGCTGTCGGCCGAGGCGCAGGCGGAAGCCCGCATCCTCATGCTGTCGGCCAACAACATCCTGTCGCCGGCCAACGGGCGTCCGCTCGCCACGCCGACCCAGGACATGGTGCTGGGTGCCTACTACCTGACCTTCGCCTTCGGGTCCCACGAGTGGGTCACGTCCCCCGAGCCCGGCTTCCTCGACAAGGTCCGGGACGGCAAGGTGAACATCCCCTCCTTCAGCGGCGCACCCGAGGCCATCATGGCCCTCGACATGCGCGAGGTGACCCTGCAGGACTGGTGCCTGACCCGCGTCCGCGACAAGGTCGTCCGTGAGGACTCCTTCTTCGACGAGGTCGACACCGACATCCACGAGGTCGTCGGCGAGGAGCAGGCGACCGAGTGGGTCTACGACGGCAGGGGCAAGCTCAAGACCGACGCCGACGGCAACCCCGTCCAGGTCGAGAAGACCTACCGGCTGATCCACGTGTCCCCCAAGGGCGCGCGCATCGTCACCACCGTCGGTCGCGTCCTGTTCAACGAGATCTTCCCGGTGCGCATGCCGTTCAAGAACGAGCTGGTCACCAAGAAGGGCCTGGCCAACCTGGTCAACCGTTGCGCCGACGACTTCCCCCAGTGGGAGACCGCGGTGGTCCTGGACCGGATGAAGGACATCGGCTTCACCTTCTCCTCCCGCGCTGGTGTGACCGTCTCCATCGACGACGTCACCCCTCCGCCCATCAAGGAGGAGCTGGTCCTCAAGGCCGATGCGGCCGCTGCGGAGGTCGAGGCCCGGTTCGAGAAGGGTCGTCTGGCCGCCGACGACCGTCGCCAGGCGCTGATCGAGATCTGGACCGACACCAAGGAGCAGGTCCAGAACGCGATGGCGGAGAACTTCGCCACCAAGGAGCGGACCAACCCCATCTGGATGATGGCGCACTCCGGTGCCCGTGGGTCCATGGGTCAGCTGGTGCAGATCGCCGGTATGCGTGGTCTGGTGGCCAACCCGCGCGGTGAGATCATCGAGCGGCCGATCAAGTCCAACTTCCGTGAGGGCCTGTCGGTCCTGGAGTACTTCATCTCCACGCATGGTGCCCGAAAGGGCCTGGCCGACACGGCGCTGCGTACGGCGGACTCGGGTTACCTGACCCGTCGACTGGTCGACATCGCCCAGGACCTGATCATCCGGACCGAGGACTGTGGCGTGCAGCGCGGCATCCCGGTGCGGGTGGGCGAGCGCGACAGCCAGGTGCTGTTCGGTCGCATCGTGGCCCAGGACATCATGTTCCCGGGTACCGAGGACGTCCTGGTCGAGGCCGGTACGGAGATCGCCGACGGTCAGATCCGGGCGCTGCGCTCGGTGCTGGTCAAGGGCGAGCACCCCGACACCGGTGACAAGCTGGACCCCCAGCCCACCGAGGCCGACCGCAACATCCGCGTGTTCAGCGTGCTGAACTGCGAGGCCGAGGTCGGCGTCTGCGTCAAGTGCTACGGCCGTGCGCTGGCCGAGGGTCGCCAGGTCCAGATCGGTGAAGCGGTCGGCATCGTCGCCGCCCAGTCGATCGGTGAGCCCGGTACCCAGCTGACCATGCGTACCTTCCACTCCGGTGGCGTCGCGGGTGAGGACATCACCCACGGTCTGCCGCGTGTCGTCGAGCTGTTCGAGGCCCGGTCCCCCAAGGGCAAGGCCGAGATCGCTCCCGTGTCCGGCTCGCTCAAGATCGAGATGGGCGACAAGGGCATGGACCTGCACATCGACCCGGGCAACGACGAGGACATCGTGACCATCACGGTGTCCACGCGTGCCCGCCTGACCACGGGTACCGAGGACGGCACCCAGGTCAAGGTCGGCCAGCAGCTGACCGAGGGGTCCATCGACCCCCACGAGATGCTGGAGATCCTGGGCGCCCGCGAGACCCAGCGGCTGCTGGTGACCGAGGTCCAGGAGGTCTACCGGTCCCAGGGTGTGTCCATCCACGACAAGCACATCGAGCTCATCGTTCGCCAGATGCTGCGTCGCGTGAACATCATCGAGCCCGGCGACACCGACTTCCTGCCGGGTGAGCTGGTGGACCGCCTCAAGTTCGCCAAGGGCAACCGTGCGGCGCTCGACGAGGGCTTGCAGCCGGCGAACGGCCGCCAGGTCCTCATGGGCATCACGAAGGCCTCGCTGGCCACCGACTCGTGGCTGTCCGCCGCGTCCTTCCAGGAGACGACCCGTGTCCTGACCGAGGCCGCGATCGAGGGCAAGTCCGACAGCCTGAACGGGCTGAAGGAGAACGTCATCATCGGAAAGCTGATCCCGGCTGGTACCGGTCTGCGTCGCTACCGCGAGGTCACGGCCGTGCCCACCGAGATGCCCCAGCAGATCCTCCCTGCCGACCTGCTCGACAGCTTCGGCGAGGGCGGCGACTGGGACGTCGAAGAAGGCTGGTCGATGGGCGAGGGCGCGTACTAA
- the rplL gene encoding 50S ribosomal protein L7/L12, whose product MAITVDELISAFEEMTLLELKEFRDKFKEHFDVVAAAPVAVAAAGGGGEAAAEEEKTEFDVILESAGDQKIKVIKEVRGITSLGLKEAKELVDGAPKPVLEGASKEDAEKAKEALEAVGASVALK is encoded by the coding sequence ATGGCCATTACCGTCGACGAACTGATCTCCGCCTTCGAGGAAATGACCCTCCTCGAGCTCAAGGAGTTCCGCGACAAGTTCAAGGAGCACTTCGACGTCGTCGCCGCCGCGCCGGTCGCCGTCGCTGCCGCCGGTGGCGGTGGCGAGGCTGCCGCCGAGGAGGAGAAGACCGAGTTCGACGTCATCCTCGAGTCCGCTGGCGACCAGAAGATCAAGGTCATCAAGGAGGTGCGCGGTATCACCAGCCTGGGCCTGAAGGAGGCCAAGGAGCTGGTGGACGGCGCCCCGAAGCCCGTCCTCGAGGGTGCGTCCAAGGAAGACGCGGAGAAGGCCAAGGAGGCCCTCGAGGCCGTCGGCGCCTCCGTCGCCCTCAAGTAG
- the rplJ gene encoding 50S ribosomal protein L10 has translation MGARPQKTAVVERVRDDLSATTATVLTDYRGLSVPQMAELREKLRESGATYKVAKNTLIRLAAKELGYDVPDATLSGPTALAYTGEDIASAAKALKNFAKDNPQLVIKGAILEGNYLDADDAAALADLESQEELLASFVGMFETMLAYMPRMVDDMLGETAGLMEALEAKKDG, from the coding sequence ATGGGAGCGCGCCCCCAGAAGACCGCCGTGGTAGAGCGGGTCCGGGATGACCTGTCCGCCACCACCGCGACCGTCCTGACCGACTACCGTGGCCTGTCGGTCCCGCAGATGGCCGAGCTTCGCGAGAAGCTTCGCGAGAGCGGCGCGACCTACAAGGTCGCCAAGAACACGCTGATCCGGCTGGCCGCCAAGGAGCTCGGGTACGACGTGCCCGACGCGACCCTGAGCGGTCCGACGGCGCTGGCCTACACCGGTGAGGACATCGCGTCCGCCGCCAAGGCCCTCAAGAACTTCGCCAAGGACAACCCGCAGCTCGTCATCAAGGGCGCCATCCTCGAGGGCAACTACCTCGACGCCGACGACGCGGCCGCCCTGGCGGACCTGGAGTCCCAGGAGGAGCTGCTGGCCAGCTTCGTCGGGATGTTCGAGACCATGCTGGCCTACATGCCGCGGATGGTCGACGACATGCTCGGCGAGACGGCCGGACTCATGGAGGCCCTCGAGGCCAAGAAGGACGGCTAG
- a CDS encoding DNA-directed RNA polymerase subunit beta: MSTLSNASSKSRGTRLSFAKIHEPLPIDDLDLVAIQRDSFDWLKENGLEEVLTELSPIEDFTGQMALSLTEHQFEAPKHSTEECREKDLTYSAPLFVTAEFVNAQTGEIKQQKVFMGDFPMMTEKGTFIINGTERIVVSQLVRSPGVYFDADVDKTTGRDIFGCKIIPSRGAWLEMEIDKRGFAGVRVDRKRRQHLSVLYRALKAIVFNAETQEYELAAREVLDEPVPDDEILEFFGVLGDPEGFDPQRAEIREIMDRTLAKDNIATPADALMDIYRKLRPGEPPTPDSAGQLMINYFFNGKRYDLARVGRYKVNKKLGPEQVRMGLRTPEEAKPRVDDQITEALAEADSGDKRDVRPTSLMGEDPTPIGHVLTKEDVLATMNYLLQLSSGADGYATDDIDHFGNRRLRSVGELIQNQVRIGLSRMERVVRERMTTQDVETITPQTLINIRPVVASLKEFFGASQLSQFMDQTNPLSGLTHKRRLSALGPGGLSRERAGFEVRDVHPSHYGRMCPIETPEGPNIGLIGSLATYAKLNEFGFIQTPYRKVVNGIVTEQIDYLTADEEGRYNVAQANAPLNADGSFTNDRVLVRLPGGNPREVQPSLVHYMDVSPRQIVSVAAAMIPFLEHDDANRALMGTNMQRQAVPLLRSDSPYVGTGLESKAARDAGDVVISDQGGTVVEVAADRIILKTPEGTLEKHFLSKFERTNQGTCYNQKPTVDEGDEILPGQIIADGPCTDTGEMALGQNLLVAFMTWEGFNYEDAIILSERLVKEDVLTSIHIEKFEVDARDTKLGAEEITRDIPNVSEEVLANLDERGIVRIGAEVKPGDILVGKVTPKGETELTPEERLLRAIFGEKAREVRDTSLKVPHGDTGIVIGVRTQSREDGDEMQPGVNDLVRVYVAQKRKISDGDKLAGRHGNKGVISKILPIEDMPFLQDGTPVDVVLNPLGVPSRMNVGQVLETHLGWVASNGWDFESKPEWFDRMGWGEDMKTHAPQKLATPVFDGCREDELQDLLENTNVGAHGERIVGREGKAVVYDGRSGQPVDQAITVGYMYILKLLHLVDDKIHARSTGPYSMITQQPLGGKAQFGGQRFGEMEVWALEAYGAAYALQELLTVKSDDVVGRVKVYEAIVKGENIPEPGIPESFKVLVKEMQSLCLNVEVLSASGEEIEFRDSDEDAFRAAEELGINLSRPERQTDDIAG, translated from the coding sequence TTGTCGACGCTCTCCAATGCCTCCAGCAAGTCCCGTGGGACGCGCCTGTCCTTCGCCAAGATCCACGAGCCGCTGCCGATCGACGACCTCGACCTGGTCGCCATCCAGCGCGACAGCTTCGACTGGCTCAAGGAGAACGGACTGGAGGAGGTGCTGACCGAGCTGTCCCCGATCGAGGACTTCACCGGTCAGATGGCCCTCAGCCTGACCGAGCACCAGTTCGAGGCGCCCAAGCACTCCACCGAGGAATGCCGCGAGAAGGACCTGACCTACTCCGCGCCGCTGTTCGTCACCGCTGAGTTCGTCAACGCCCAGACCGGTGAGATCAAGCAGCAGAAGGTCTTCATGGGCGACTTCCCCATGATGACGGAGAAGGGCACGTTCATCATCAACGGGACCGAGCGCATCGTCGTGTCCCAGCTGGTGCGGTCCCCGGGCGTGTACTTCGACGCCGACGTCGACAAGACCACCGGTCGCGACATCTTCGGCTGCAAGATCATCCCCTCGCGTGGTGCGTGGCTGGAGATGGAGATCGACAAGCGCGGCTTCGCCGGTGTGCGTGTCGACCGCAAGCGCCGCCAGCACCTGTCGGTCCTGTACCGCGCCCTGAAGGCCATCGTCTTCAACGCCGAGACCCAGGAGTACGAGCTCGCGGCCCGCGAGGTCCTCGACGAGCCGGTCCCGGACGACGAGATCCTCGAGTTCTTCGGTGTCCTCGGTGACCCCGAGGGCTTCGACCCCCAGCGCGCCGAGATCCGCGAGATCATGGACCGCACGCTGGCCAAGGACAACATCGCGACGCCTGCTGACGCGCTGATGGACATCTACCGCAAGCTGCGTCCCGGTGAGCCCCCCACCCCGGACTCCGCCGGCCAGCTGATGATCAACTACTTCTTCAACGGCAAGCGCTACGACCTTGCCCGCGTCGGTCGGTACAAGGTCAACAAGAAGCTCGGCCCGGAGCAGGTCCGCATGGGCCTGCGCACCCCCGAGGAGGCCAAGCCCCGCGTCGACGACCAGATCACCGAGGCGCTGGCCGAGGCCGACTCCGGTGACAAGCGTGACGTCCGCCCCACCTCCCTCATGGGAGAGGACCCTACCCCCATCGGTCACGTCCTCACCAAGGAGGACGTGCTGGCGACCATGAACTACCTGCTGCAGCTGTCCAGCGGCGCGGACGGGTACGCCACCGACGACATCGACCACTTCGGCAACCGTCGCCTGCGCAGCGTCGGCGAGCTGATCCAGAACCAGGTCCGCATCGGCCTGTCCCGCATGGAGCGTGTCGTCCGCGAGCGGATGACCACCCAGGACGTCGAGACGATCACGCCGCAGACGCTGATCAACATCCGGCCGGTCGTGGCGTCGCTGAAGGAGTTCTTCGGCGCGTCGCAGCTGAGCCAGTTCATGGACCAGACCAACCCGCTGTCGGGCCTGACCCACAAGCGTCGCCTCTCGGCGCTCGGCCCGGGCGGTCTGTCGCGTGAGCGCGCCGGCTTCGAGGTGCGAGACGTGCACCCGTCCCACTACGGCCGCATGTGCCCCATCGAGACGCCTGAAGGTCCCAACATCGGCCTGATCGGCTCGTTGGCCACCTACGCCAAGCTCAACGAGTTCGGCTTCATCCAGACGCCGTACCGCAAGGTCGTCAACGGCATCGTCACCGAGCAGATCGACTACCTGACCGCCGACGAGGAGGGCCGCTACAACGTCGCCCAGGCCAACGCGCCCCTCAACGCCGACGGCTCCTTCACCAACGACCGCGTGCTGGTCCGCCTCCCCGGTGGCAACCCGCGAGAGGTGCAGCCGAGCCTGGTCCACTACATGGACGTGTCCCCGCGACAGATCGTCTCCGTCGCCGCGGCCATGATCCCGTTCCTGGAGCACGACGACGCCAACCGTGCGCTCATGGGCACCAACATGCAGCGCCAGGCGGTGCCGTTGCTCCGCAGCGACTCGCCGTACGTCGGCACGGGCCTGGAGTCCAAGGCTGCCCGCGACGCCGGTGACGTCGTCATCAGCGACCAGGGCGGCACGGTGGTCGAGGTGGCCGCTGACCGCATCATCCTCAAGACCCCCGAGGGGACGCTGGAGAAGCACTTCCTCTCCAAGTTCGAGCGCACCAACCAGGGCACTTGTTACAACCAGAAGCCGACCGTCGACGAGGGTGACGAGATCCTGCCGGGTCAGATCATCGCCGACGGTCCCTGCACCGACACCGGTGAGATGGCGCTGGGGCAGAACCTGCTGGTCGCCTTCATGACCTGGGAGGGCTTCAACTACGAGGACGCGATCATCCTGTCCGAGCGGCTCGTGAAGGAGGACGTCCTGACGTCCATCCACATCGAGAAGTTCGAGGTCGACGCCCGTGACACCAAGCTGGGCGCGGAGGAGATCACCCGCGACATCCCCAACGTGTCGGAGGAGGTCCTGGCCAACCTCGACGAGCGCGGCATCGTCCGCATCGGCGCCGAGGTCAAGCCGGGCGACATCCTGGTCGGCAAGGTCACCCCGAAGGGCGAGACCGAGCTGACCCCGGAGGAGCGCCTGCTGCGCGCCATCTTCGGCGAGAAGGCCCGCGAGGTCCGGGACACGTCCCTGAAGGTCCCCCACGGTGACACCGGCATCGTCATCGGTGTCCGCACGCAGTCGCGTGAGGACGGCGACGAGATGCAGCCGGGCGTCAACGACCTGGTCCGCGTGTACGTGGCGCAGAAGCGCAAGATCTCCGACGGCGACAAGCTGGCCGGACGCCACGGCAACAAGGGCGTCATCTCCAAGATCCTGCCGATCGAGGACATGCCGTTCCTGCAGGACGGGACCCCGGTCGACGTCGTGCTGAATCCCCTGGGCGTGCCGTCGCGCATGAACGTCGGACAGGTCCTGGAGACCCACCTCGGCTGGGTCGCCTCCAACGGCTGGGACTTCGAGTCCAAGCCCGAGTGGTTCGACCGCATGGGCTGGGGCGAGGACATGAAGACCCACGCCCCGCAGAAGCTGGCGACGCCCGTCTTCGACGGTTGCCGCGAGGACGAGCTGCAGGACCTGCTGGAGAACACCAACGTCGGTGCCCACGGCGAGCGCATCGTCGGCCGCGAGGGCAAGGCGGTCGTGTACGACGGTCGTTCCGGCCAGCCGGTCGACCAGGCCATCACGGTCGGCTACATGTACATCCTGAAGCTGCTGCACCTGGTCGACGACAAGATCCACGCCCGTTCGACCGGTCCGTACTCGATGATCACCCAGCAGCCGCTCGGTGGTAAGGCGCAGTTCGGTGGCCAGCGGTTCGGTGAGATGGAGGTGTGGGCCCTGGAGGCCTACGGCGCCGCCTACGCCCTGCAGGAGCTGCTGACGGTCAAGTCCGACGACGTCGTGGGCCGCGTGAAGGTCTACGAGGCCATCGTCAAGGGCGAGAACATCCCGGAGCCGGGCATCCCCGAATCCTTCAAGGTGCTCGTCAAGGAAATGCAGTCCCTCTGCCTGAACGTCGAGGTCCTCTCCGCGTCCGGTGAGGAGATCGAGTTCCGCGACTCCGACGAGGACGCCTTCCGCGCGGCCGAGGAGCTGGGCATCAACCTGTCCCGCCCCGAGCGCCAGACCGACGACATCGCCGGTTGA
- a CDS encoding aldehyde dehydrogenase family protein has translation MSSVVEPSRSELPAELSRWVMDAEWGDGEQIVTAGDPGDSCLFLDDGVVRLEVPGEHLDTDVVLGYLDAGEILGEIGLLDGQPRSATAIAEGPVRGRWLTRDALLRMTGEAPDLAVSVVRLIATDLATKLRATSGRLASVLEASAPDLVVEETVARGVAAQRALDAVPEDVMDAVIADLAEAFGAAAATLAARTVEVTHIGRVDHKTMKNAWAALGVHRSMAGAVGRGPLGGTDTVTDVAAPVGLVFGIIPVTNPVATAMFKVLSALRSGNAIILSFHRICLPLADEVGELVHTVLARHGLPVDAVQWVRERASRQRTARFMAHPDVALILATGGPGMVRAAYSSGTPAIGVGPGNTPCWVAADADLDQAAGSIIASKSFDNGLICGAEHNLVVDAAVVDGLLDRLAAMGAAVLDEDEAARFLDAVTTEDGTGFRPEVLGQSAQTLAGFLGISRPHEIQVLVFRADPDLSSPVTSEKLSPFLPVFTVDGDDAALGLCLALLDKMGTGHTAIVHTASEVRIASFADAVPASRILVNSPGSQGVCGLTTDLAPTLTLGCGTFGGNSTTDNVTWANLRNVKRIARVTPPHLEPILHLL, from the coding sequence ATGAGCAGCGTCGTCGAGCCGTCCCGTTCCGAACTGCCCGCCGAGCTGTCGCGCTGGGTCATGGATGCCGAGTGGGGCGACGGCGAGCAGATCGTCACCGCGGGCGACCCGGGGGACAGCTGCCTGTTCCTCGACGACGGGGTGGTCCGGCTGGAGGTGCCGGGCGAGCACCTCGACACCGATGTCGTCCTCGGCTACCTGGACGCCGGCGAGATCCTGGGGGAGATCGGCTTGCTCGACGGGCAGCCCCGTTCGGCCACCGCCATCGCCGAGGGACCCGTTCGTGGTCGCTGGCTGACCCGCGACGCCCTGCTGCGAATGACCGGCGAGGCGCCCGACCTGGCCGTGTCCGTGGTCCGGTTGATCGCCACGGACCTCGCCACCAAGCTGCGTGCCACCAGCGGCCGCCTCGCCAGCGTGCTGGAGGCCTCGGCTCCCGACCTGGTCGTGGAGGAGACCGTCGCCCGTGGCGTCGCGGCGCAGCGGGCCCTCGACGCCGTCCCCGAGGACGTCATGGACGCCGTCATCGCTGACCTGGCCGAGGCGTTCGGCGCGGCCGCCGCGACGCTCGCCGCACGGACCGTCGAGGTCACCCACATCGGACGCGTCGACCACAAGACGATGAAGAACGCCTGGGCCGCGCTCGGGGTGCACCGGTCTATGGCCGGGGCGGTTGGCCGTGGACCCCTCGGCGGCACCGACACCGTGACCGACGTGGCGGCGCCGGTGGGGCTCGTCTTCGGGATCATCCCCGTGACCAACCCGGTCGCGACGGCCATGTTCAAGGTGTTGTCCGCGTTGCGGTCCGGCAACGCCATCATCCTGTCCTTCCACCGCATCTGCCTGCCCCTGGCCGACGAGGTCGGCGAGCTGGTCCACACGGTCCTGGCGCGGCACGGCCTGCCCGTCGACGCGGTGCAGTGGGTGCGCGAACGGGCCAGCCGCCAGCGGACCGCGCGGTTCATGGCGCACCCCGACGTGGCGCTCATCCTGGCGACCGGCGGGCCCGGCATGGTCCGGGCCGCCTACTCCTCGGGCACCCCCGCCATCGGGGTCGGCCCCGGCAACACGCCCTGCTGGGTTGCCGCCGACGCCGACCTGGACCAGGCGGCCGGGTCGATCATCGCCTCCAAGAGCTTCGACAACGGGTTGATCTGTGGCGCCGAGCACAACCTCGTCGTCGACGCAGCCGTGGTCGACGGGTTGCTCGACCGGCTGGCCGCGATGGGGGCCGCCGTGCTCGACGAGGACGAGGCGGCGCGTTTCCTGGACGCGGTCACCACCGAGGACGGCACGGGATTCCGGCCCGAGGTGCTGGGGCAGTCTGCCCAGACGCTCGCGGGGTTCCTCGGGATCAGCCGGCCGCACGAGATCCAGGTCCTCGTATTCCGCGCCGATCCCGACCTGTCCTCGCCCGTCACCAGCGAGAAGCTGTCGCCGTTCCTGCCCGTCTTCACCGTCGACGGCGACGACGCGGCGCTCGGGCTGTGCCTGGCGCTGCTGGACAAGATGGGCACCGGCCACACCGCCATCGTGCACACCGCCTCCGAGGTCCGGATCGCCTCGTTCGCCGATGCCGTCCCCGCCTCGCGAATCCTGGTCAACTCGCCCGGCTCGCAGGGTGTGTGCGGCCTGACCACCGACCTGGCGCCCACGTTGACGCTCGGCTGCGGGACCTTCGGCGGCAACTCGACCACCGACAACGTCACGTGGGCCAACCTGCGCAACGTCAAGCGCATCGCCCGGGTCACCCCGCCGCACCTGGAGCCCATCCTCCACCTCCTCTGA